The genomic DNA CGCCTGCGCACAAAACGCTTTATAACCGGTATTTGACCAACAGATGACACCGGCGCGGTCGACACGTCCCGCAAGTTCAGCACAGCCGGACCTTCGCTTCACGCCATTGCCCATCCGGCATCTCAGATCATGGGTAAACTCCTGAATTGTGGGCATCAGCTAAACGCTGACCGAGAATTTCTCTACGTGCGGGCCGCCAGCCGATAGGAAACAACATACATCGCGCACCCGATAATCGCCAGTCCGGCCAGCAAGCTCAAGAGCGTGTCATATCCCCCAATTTCCCAAATGAGGGCACCCAAAAAGGGTGCAAACGCAGACCCGGCCAAATACGGAAGCGCCAATGCACCGGATTTCGCACCAAAGTTTTGTGAGCCAAGAATTTCGCGGGCAATCAATGGTCGAAGAATACTCACAGTGCCATATGCGCCACCAAACAGTATGATTGAAGTCGACAGAAATGCAGGCGAACTGCCGCTTAGCATCAGTAACAACACAGCTGCACCCATCAGCATAAAGGCCGCAACTGCGATGCTGTGATTGGACGTGTATTTGTCTGCTGCCATCATCGCCAGTCGTCCTGCAATCTGCATGGGACCAATGAATGAAGCAGCCAACACCGCTATTTCGCTGGAAAGACCATACTCGTTCAGGATTGGGAGCAGATGGTGCAGTGTTGCTCCGTGCACAATTGCGACAAAGCTGAAGCCGACTGCAAGAAACCAGAATGCCGGTCGTTTCAAAAACGCCTCGGAAGCATCTGTTCCCGCCGTTGATCGAGCGGGATCGATGTCCCTTGCAAATTCGATCTGCCGGGCTCCCAGCCAAAGCAGCGGAGATACAATCAGTATCACCAGAAGTCCGAAACAGACCACGGTTGTTCGCCAGCCATACGCTTCTGCCAGCGTGTAAACGAGGGGGAAACTGATGGTGCTGGCGAATCCGGCTATGAGCGTGATGAAGATGATACTGCGTTTCGCGTCAGCTCCACGTGCGCGAGTAACAAGCGCAAAGCAGGGTTCGTAGAGGCATCCGGACATTGCCAGACCGATAATGGCCCATATCGCATAGAACTGCCAAAGTGTGGACACCATCGATAGAAATACAAGAGCAACTCCCCCCAAAATCGCTGAAAGCGCCATTAATGAAGGTCCACGACCGCGATCAATGAAATGACCCGCAAGTGGTGACACGAGCCCTGAAATCAGGACTGCCATGGTTATTGCAGCCATGAGATCAGGCTTGGACCAGCCCAGTTCGCGCTCCCAACGCAAAAGCATCGCAGGAAATGAATAGTACAGACCGGCCCATGCCAGGGTCTGCCCAATTGCAAGAAGCACAATTCCTCGGTCCCTGAACATTCCCGGGGTCCCTTCCGCCATCCTTTGCCCTAACGCTTCTGGATTACGCCACTGCCCTTCCGGCATCCCCCATCATGCGATAGCTCAGGGCTTCTGCCAGATGCACCCGGCCGGGTTGGTCCGCGCCTTCCAGATCGGCCAGTGTTCGCGCGATTTTCAGAACACGGTGATAACCTCTGGCACTGAGATGCATCGCTTCAGCGGCATCCTTTAGCAGAGCCAGACCAGCCGCATCGGGCTGCGCAACCACGCTGATAAGATCGGCCGGCGCTTCGGAAATACTGCGGATATTCGGGTGGCCAAGGGCGCTGAACCGCTCTGCCTGTAACCGCCGCACGCTGGCGACCCGCTCTGCCACCGCCTTGCTTGGCTCGCTGGGTTTTGGCGCTATCAGGTCACTTGCCGTGACAGCCGGGACAGCGATACGGATGTCGATGCGATCCAGAAACGGGCCGGAAATGCGGGCCTGATAGTCGCTGGCGCAGCGTGGGCCTCTGGCACATTTATATCCTGGTTCCCCGGCGCGCCCGCATTTGCACGGGTTCATCGCAGCAATCAGCTGAAACCGCGATGGATAGGTCAGGCGGTAATTGACACGGGCAATCGAAGTTTCGCCCTTTTCCAGAGGCTGGCGCAGACTGTCCAGCACCTGCGGCGCAAATTCGGGTAATTCGTCGAGAAACAGAATACCATGATGGGCCAGCGACACCTCGCCAGGTCGTGCCCTTATGCCGCCTCCGACCATCGCCGCCATCGAGGCGGAATGGTGCGGCTCGCGAAACGGGCGCCGGTCTGACAGGCCGCCCGATGACAGGGTTCCCGCAATCGACGCGATCATCGAAACTTCCAGAAGCTCCCGGGGAGCCAGCGGTGGCAGGATGGAGGGCAATCTCGCCGCCAGCATTGATTTTCCTGCTCCCGGCGGTCCGACCATCAGCATATTATGCCCACCGGCGGCGGCCACTTCCAGGGCCCGTCTTGCGGTTTCCTGACCTTTGATGTCAGCCAGATCAGGCAGGTTCCCGGCGGCAGCGTGAATCGCCGGCTCCGGGTTGGACAGCACCTGTGTGCCCTTGAAATGATTGGCAAGCTGAAGCAGGTTTTCCGGGGCGAGAACCTCCAGATCGGTGCCCGCCCAGGCAGCTTCCGGACCGCTGGAGGCAGGACAGATCAGACCCTTTTGCATGGCATTTGCGGCAATGGCAGCCGGCAGCGCGCCAGTGACGGCGGCAATGCTGCCATCCAGCGCCAGCTCTCCCAGCACCACAAATCGGCTGAGAAACTCTCCCGGAAGCGCCCCGATTGCGGCCATTAGTCCAAGGGCGATCGGCAGATCGTAATGGCTGCCTTCCTTGGGCAGATCCGCCGGTGCCAGATTGACGGTGATGCGGCGCGGTGGCAATGACAGGCCCGAGGCATGCAGAGCGCCGCGCACCCGTTCCCGGCTTTCCGCAACCGCCTTGTCCGGCAAGCCGACAATGGTAAAGGCCGGCAGTCCAGGAGCCAGCAGGACCTGAACATCCACTGGCAGGGCCTCAATGCCCTGAAAACTCACTGTGGTGACACGCGCAACCATCCGGGGGGATCCTGATTCTCGGGTAATCGGTATCTCAATATCGCGGGAATCGAATGATTTGGCAAAATACGTCTGAGCTGAGCGCCAATATTCGTCTCCGGCGGAAACCGAGTTCGACTAATTGGCCTCCAGAACGGCGCTCAGGAATTGCTGAGTGCGTTCTTTTTCGGGGGTGTCGAACAACATGTCGGGAGAACCCTGTTCTTCGATGTTACCATCAAAAAAGAAGCAGACCCGGTCTGAGATTTCCCTGGCGAAACCCATTTGGTGCGTGACCATCAGCATGGTGAGGTTGTGCTGATCCACCAGCTTGCGGATCACACTTGTCACTTCGCTAATGACCTCGGGATCAAGCGCCGAAGTGACTTCGTCGAACAGCATCACCTTGGGACGCATGGCCAGCGCGCGTGCGATCGCCACACGTTGCTGCTGACCACCTGACAAGCGAGCGGGATGCTGATCACGTTTTTCGGCCATGCCGACCATGTCGAGAAGGTCCAGGGCGCGCTCTTCGGCTTCTTTTTTCGGCAGGCCCAGAACCTGCACCGGCCCTTCCATACAGTTTCC from Pararhizobium sp. IMCC3301 includes the following:
- a CDS encoding MFS transporter → MFRDRGIVLLAIGQTLAWAGLYYSFPAMLLRWERELGWSKPDLMAAITMAVLISGLVSPLAGHFIDRGRGPSLMALSAILGGVALVFLSMVSTLWQFYAIWAIIGLAMSGCLYEPCFALVTRARGADAKRSIIFITLIAGFASTISFPLVYTLAEAYGWRTTVVCFGLLVILIVSPLLWLGARQIEFARDIDPARSTAGTDASEAFLKRPAFWFLAVGFSFVAIVHGATLHHLLPILNEYGLSSEIAVLAASFIGPMQIAGRLAMMAADKYTSNHSIAVAAFMLMGAAVLLLMLSGSSPAFLSTSIILFGGAYGTVSILRPLIAREILGSQNFGAKSGALALPYLAGSAFAPFLGALIWEIGGYDTLLSLLAGLAIIGCAMYVVSYRLAART
- a CDS encoding YifB family Mg chelatase-like AAA ATPase, translating into MVARVTTVSFQGIEALPVDVQVLLAPGLPAFTIVGLPDKAVAESRERVRGALHASGLSLPPRRITVNLAPADLPKEGSHYDLPIALGLMAAIGALPGEFLSRFVVLGELALDGSIAAVTGALPAAIAANAMQKGLICPASSGPEAAWAGTDLEVLAPENLLQLANHFKGTQVLSNPEPAIHAAAGNLPDLADIKGQETARRALEVAAAGGHNMLMVGPPGAGKSMLAARLPSILPPLAPRELLEVSMIASIAGTLSSGGLSDRRPFREPHHSASMAAMVGGGIRARPGEVSLAHHGILFLDELPEFAPQVLDSLRQPLEKGETSIARVNYRLTYPSRFQLIAAMNPCKCGRAGEPGYKCARGPRCASDYQARISGPFLDRIDIRIAVPAVTASDLIAPKPSEPSKAVAERVASVRRLQAERFSALGHPNIRSISEAPADLISVVAQPDAAGLALLKDAAEAMHLSARGYHRVLKIARTLADLEGADQPGRVHLAEALSYRMMGDAGRAVA
- the ehuA gene encoding ectoine/hydroxyectoine ABC transporter ATP-binding protein EhuA produces the protein MTDDMSQYPLTLEGEDAPMVRFQNVSKTYGDLTVLDRLNLDVATGEMVTIIGPSGSGKTTVLRMLMTLEKIDSGVIYVNGEPLTHMEKNGRLVRANVAHMRRMRTKIGMCFQHFNLFPHMTALGNCMEGPVQVLGLPKKEAEERALDLLDMVGMAEKRDQHPARLSGGQQQRVAIARALAMRPKVMLFDEVTSALDPEVISEVTSVIRKLVDQHNLTMLMVTHQMGFAREISDRVCFFFDGNIEEQGSPDMLFDTPEKERTQQFLSAVLEAN